The Skermanella rosea genomic sequence TAAGCAAGCTGGGGCACCAGGGTTCCCGCCCCTGCCGGCGGGATATCTGCCTCCTCCTTGTGTTCAGCTGCCCGGCGTCTCCTCGATAAGCTTCGACCTGACCTCGGCGGGCGCGCCCTCCGCCCAGAGCAGCAGGGCGTCCAGCGCCGGACACAGGGACTGGCCCCATTCCGTCAGGTGATACTCCACCTTCGGCGGAACCTGGTGGTGGACGATGCGCCCGACCACGCCATCGCTCTCCAGCTGGCGCAGTTGCTGGATCAGCATCTTCTGGGAAACGCCGGGGATCGCCCGCTCCAGATCGGAGAAGCGCCGCACCTGGCCACCGAACAGCTGGAACAGGATCACGAGCTTCCACCGACCCTCCAGAACCCGGAGCACGTTCTGCACGCTCTGAGCCCCGGAATGAGGCGTATAGGATGCCCGCTTACCTTCAGGTGAGTACCTTACTTTTTCGTCCGTACTTGTCATCCGGAAAGCCTAGTAGCAATTTTCCACCGACGCAAAGTAATCCAGGAGAGAGCATATGGACACGAGAATGCCGATCGCGATCACCGCCCTGGAGATCGCGTGATGCCCGCCCTTATCGATCCGGCCGAGTTCCAGGGGCGCCGCGTCGTCGTTACCGGCGGCACCAAGGGTACCGGCCGTGCGACGGTCCGAAGATTCCTGGCGGGCGGCGCCCAGGTCCTGACCGCCGCTCGCAGCGGTGCCCATGGCCCGGAGGGGGCTCGGCTCGTGGAGGCGGACCTGACCACGCCGGAAGGATCCTCGAGGCTCGCCGAGGCGGCCCTGGAGCACCTCGGCGGCGTGGACATTCTGGTGCATGTGCTGGGGGGCTCCACCGCGCCGGGTGGGGGATTCGCGGCCCTGACGGACGATGACTGGCGCGCCGAGCTCGACCTGAACCTGCTTTCGGCGGTGAGGCTTGATCGAGCCCTGCTGCCGCAGATGATCGCGCGCGGCGAAGGGGCCGTCGTCCACGTCTCGTCGATCCAGAGGCGACTGCCGCTGTACGACTCCACGACGGCCTATGCGGCCGCCAAGGCCGCCTTGACGACCTACAGCAAGGCGTTGTCCAAGGAACTCGGGCCCAAGGGCGTGCGGGTCAACGTCGTCTCGCCGGGCTGGATCTACACGGAAGCCTCGGACGCCCTGATCACCCGGATCGCCGACAGCACCGGCGGGACGCCGGAAGCGGCGCGCCAAAGCATCCTGGACGCTCTCGGGGGCATCCCCCTGGGACGTCCGGCCCGGCCCGAGGAAGTGGCCGAACTCATCGCCTTCCTGGCCTCGGACCGGGCCTCGGCCATCCACGGCGCGGAACACGTCATAGACGGCGGAACGGTGCCGACGGTCTAGGACCCGTCGGGCTTTTCCGGCGCCTGATCGGCGGATCGCGTCCCGCGGCGTCGCATAGGAGCGCCGTGGGACGCGATCCGGCACGATCCCTCAGCCGATCGATCCAAGAAAGTCCGAAAGGATGAGGTTCACCTGCTCCGGTTGCTCGAGCGTCGCGCTATGTCCGCAAGCGTCGAGGATATGGAGACCGCACCCGATGCGCTCCGCCATCACGGCGCTCTCCGCGGCGGGGCGGGACCGGTCCTCGCATCCGGCGACGATGACGGTGGGAGCCCGGACCCTGTCCAGGACGTCCAGGGCATCCTCCCGGCCGAATATCAGGCGACCGAGAGGCGCGATCGTCCCGCGCAGGCGGGCCGCGTCGTACCGGGCGATCTGGTCGCGCAGGAGGATCGGCAGGTCCGGAGACCGGGTCGCGACATCCGGCGCGAAGAAGAGCGGGATGATATGCGACATGATCGCGTCGTTCACCCGTCCGTCGCGCTCGACCGCATCCAGCATGCCGAAATAGGTGCGACGGTTCGCCTCCGGTTCCGCGCCGAGATAGCTGTTGAGCAGGGCGAGGCCGGTCACCCGCTCCGGTGCCATGGCCGCGAGATGCGCGCCCCACATGCCGCCCATCGACGAACCGACCACCGCGAAGCGCTCGATTCCGAGGCGGTCCATCAGGGCGAGCATCTGCGCGGCGAGATCGGCATGCCGGCGCGTGTCCGCCGGCATCGGCCCGGAGTCGCCATGGCCCCACATCTCGGGGACGATGAGGCGGTATCGCGAATGCAGGGCATCGATCTGGGGCCGCCACATCCGCCAGTCCCAGAGGTAGCCGTGGCCAAGAAGCACCGCCGGCCCCCGGCCGCACTCGACCATGGAAAGCGGGCTGCCGGCGATCTCGAAAACGCGGCGGGTGGGCGGGTTGCTTTGAGTCGTCATCGTCTTCCCCGTGAGATAGGTGGCGGCCGCACGGCCGCCGGTCCCCGGCATGGCGGGATGCCTCGCCGGGTCGCCGAAGGGCGGTTGTCGAAGTGTCGGCCTACAGGCCGTGCCTGGCGCGGAGCCGCGCCGCCGCCTGCTCGCCGATGATCGCGCACGGCGCCTGGGTATTGCCCGTGGTCACGCGCGGCAGGATGGAGCCGTCCGCGACCCGAAGGCCTTCGACGCCATACACGGCGAGCGAAGCGTCGACGACCGACATGTCGTCGCGCCCCATCTTCGCCGTGCCGCATTGATGCCAGTAGGTGACGGCCGAATCGCGGATGAAGGCATCCTCCCCGTCGGCATGGAGGACGCCCGGAATGGCTTCGCGCGTGACATAGGGCTTGAACGCCTCGGCGTTTCCGAGAGCGCGGCACAGCCTGACGCAGGCCCGGGCCGTTTCCAGGTCGGCGGGGTCGGACAACATGTTGGCGTCGATGGCCGGCGGCTTGCGGGGATCGGCATCGCGCAGGCGGACGCGACCGCGGCTCTTCGGCAGCGCCAGCCCCGCGAACATCGTCCAGCCATGCTCCGGCACGCCGAGTGCCGCGGTGCGCTCGCTCGGCACCGGAAACTCGACCTGGCAGAACAGCAGGTCGGGGGCATCGAGTTCGGGGCGGCTCTTCCAGTACAGCGTGGCTTCGCTGCCGCTGTTGCGCGGTGCGATCGCCTCCTTGCATTCCCAGGTGCAGCCGAAGGAGACATGGTCCTGCATGTTCCGCCCGACTCCGGGCAGATGCCGGAGGACCGGGATCGAATGCCGCTCCAGCTCGGTCCGGTCGCCGATGCCCGACAGCATGAGCAGCTTGGGCGTGTTGATCGCGCCGGCGGACAGTATCACCTCGCAGCCTGCCCGGATCGCGAAGATGCGTCCGTCCTTCTCGACCTCGACGCCGCATGCCCGGCGACCGTCGAACAGCACGCGCCGCACCTGCGCGCCGGTCAGGATGGTCAGGTTGGAACGATCGGACCAGGGGTGGACATAAGCCCGGTACAGCGACTGGCGCCGGCCGTCGCGCACCAGCATGTCGGTCAGGGCCGCGCCGCCCGGCCCTTCCATCATGGCGCCGTTCGGGCTCCCGAACGTCGGGATGCCCAGTTCGCCCGCCGCGCCCAGCATCGCGTGCGCGAGCGGGTTGGGATCCTGGGCGGGCTGAACCCAGACGGGGCCGTCGGTGCCGCGGTAGCG encodes the following:
- a CDS encoding GMC family oxidoreductase — its product is MPSHHPQEHRRRFAAEPDTDHDFIVCGAGASGSVIGRRLAENPDVRVLLIEAGGSDEAESVLDPARWPTNLGSERDWGFQAEPNPHLRGRTLSMSMGKGLGGGSSVNVMVWARGHRNDWDFFASEAGDAAWGYDSVLDIYRRIENWRGTPDPRYRGTDGPVWVQPAQDPNPLAHAMLGAAGELGIPTFGSPNGAMMEGPGGAALTDMLVRDGRRQSLYRAYVHPWSDRSNLTILTGAQVRRVLFDGRRACGVEVEKDGRIFAIRAGCEVILSAGAINTPKLLMLSGIGDRTELERHSIPVLRHLPGVGRNMQDHVSFGCTWECKEAIAPRNSGSEATLYWKSRPELDAPDLLFCQVEFPVPSERTAALGVPEHGWTMFAGLALPKSRGRVRLRDADPRKPPAIDANMLSDPADLETARACVRLCRALGNAEAFKPYVTREAIPGVLHADGEDAFIRDSAVTYWHQCGTAKMGRDDMSVVDASLAVYGVEGLRVADGSILPRVTTGNTQAPCAIIGEQAAARLRARHGL
- a CDS encoding alpha/beta fold hydrolase; translation: MTTQSNPPTRRVFEIAGSPLSMVECGRGPAVLLGHGYLWDWRMWRPQIDALHSRYRLIVPEMWGHGDSGPMPADTRRHADLAAQMLALMDRLGIERFAVVGSSMGGMWGAHLAAMAPERVTGLALLNSYLGAEPEANRRTYFGMLDAVERDGRVNDAIMSHIIPLFFAPDVATRSPDLPILLRDQIARYDAARLRGTIAPLGRLIFGREDALDVLDRVRAPTVIVAGCEDRSRPAAESAVMAERIGCGLHILDACGHSATLEQPEQVNLILSDFLGSIG
- a CDS encoding SDR family oxidoreductase produces the protein MPALIDPAEFQGRRVVVTGGTKGTGRATVRRFLAGGAQVLTAARSGAHGPEGARLVEADLTTPEGSSRLAEAALEHLGGVDILVHVLGGSTAPGGGFAALTDDDWRAELDLNLLSAVRLDRALLPQMIARGEGAVVHVSSIQRRLPLYDSTTAYAAAKAALTTYSKALSKELGPKGVRVNVVSPGWIYTEASDALITRIADSTGGTPEAARQSILDALGGIPLGRPARPEEVAELIAFLASDRASAIHGAEHVIDGGTVPTV
- a CDS encoding winged helix-turn-helix transcriptional regulator, producing the protein MTSTDEKVRYSPEGKRASYTPHSGAQSVQNVLRVLEGRWKLVILFQLFGGQVRRFSDLERAIPGVSQKMLIQQLRQLESDGVVGRIVHHQVPPKVEYHLTEWGQSLCPALDALLLWAEGAPAEVRSKLIEETPGS